The Mycolicibacterium duvalii DNA window ATTGCTGCTGCGCGAATCACGGCGGGCCGTCATCGGGAGCGCCGTGTCAGCAACATGCATGCCGGGCCAGGTTGACCTGCACGTCATCCCGCCCCGACACCCGTGGCGCAACAGCTACGTCGAATCATTGAACTCCCGCATCCGCGACGAATGCCCGCTGGGATGGCATCGGCGAGTGAGGGCGTCTCGCGGGCACGGGTCAAAAACGTCAACTCCGGACCGACGTGGCGACCCGACCAGGCCGCGAAAAAATGCCTCTATCTCTTCACCGAGCACTGGATCCGACCGGGCGAGGTAGGGCACCGATGGGCATGAGGGGAAGCCTGCGCTCCACGCGTTCGCAATCACCCATAACGGCCCGATCACCCCGACCGGCAACTAACCAATGCCAAGGTCGAGTCCGCGGTTAATCAGATAGCCTCGAGGGCAGCCGTTCACCGTCAGGCAGTACATCTCCGGTTTTCACAGTGATGTGCTTCGACAGACGCCAGCGGCCGTCCTCTCGGCGCAAGTGATCGTGATATCGCCCCACAAACGACATCTCTGCCGGCCCGTCCTCTGGTATCAGTGACACAATCACGTCGCTCCAGGCTCTAGCCTCGTTCTCGTAGATGTCGATTACCGGCGCGTAGACGAAATGTTTGATCCTGTGGGGAGTGGAGGGTTGCGTTGCAGGCAACCCTTCCATGATCGCCTTTCGCCCGCGAAACGTCTGTCCCGCCCATGGCAGCACACCGTCATCACAGAACAACGCCGCAAGGTCGGCCCATCGACGTTCGTCGAGCAGCTGAGCGTGCAAAGCAATTACGCGCCTGATCTCTTCGTAATCGTCCACTGCTACCTCTCGTTCCAGGCGTTTGCTTGTCGCCTCTCAAGACGGAGTCAAGCAAAGCCGCACGCTGTGAACCTTACCCGCGGTGTAAGTCGAGTCCCGGGCGGTGTCGGAATGCCAGGGTGATCTGATGTCCGCGACGGCTGAAGTGGATGCGTCTTGGACGCTGGCAGGTGGCGAATTACCCTGCGGTGCAACGGTCTTGCAGAACCATGCCCGGGTGATGGACGTGGGCCGCAATACGGTGCGGCGGGCGTTGGCCGCTGGGGGCCGCCCATGTATCGGCGGCGCCGCAGCCAGTCCACCGCCGGAGCTGAGACCGCCGATTGCGACCGGTGACGGATCAACCCAAGGCTGCTGGTTTGCGTCCAGCAGAGTGGTGTACGAGTCGGACCTGATCAGGGGTACCGGCGTGTCGCAGCCGAGCGATTGAAGGTCATCGCGTGATTCTTCGAGAGACCGACCAAAGTCACTCGGAGCTTGGGAATCAACGCGATGACCACTGCCCACAACATCGACCTGCCTGCTGTGCTCGCCGAACGACTCACCACCTGCCACCCTGACGTCTTGCGAGCTGCTGGCCACGTTCATCCACACCCTGAGGGGCGCGGAGGCCGACGCCCTGTGCGGGGCCGGCTACGGCAAGGCCAAGGAAAGTGAACTGCCGAGCACTCTGCAACGCTCCGAGGACAAGGCCAAGCGCACGTTCGCCAAGGCGCACGACGCCGCCGCCGAGGAATACGGCGAGGGCGAGCGGGCGCATCGCGTCGCCTACAGCGCGCTCAAGCACAGTTACGAGAAGGTGGGCGACCACTGGGAGAGGAAGGATCAGAGCGGGCCGTCCGACGAGCGGGCCGAGAGCGGCGGGCCGCAGGCCAAGGGTGAGACCGCTGAGGGCGTCAACGCCAACGCGAGCAAGAAGCACCTCGTCGACCTGGCCCGTCGCCTCGACATCCCCGGCCGGTCGAAGATGACCAAGGACGAACTCGTCGAGGAGATCAAGAAGGCCAACCGGCGGGAGAGCCGGCGCAGCCGCTAGGCCTTGCCGTTGCGCTCGCGGTGCTTGCAACCCGGCCAGCAGCACGGCCGGCGCATGCCCTCCTCCAGTTCCTCCTGAGTGCGGCGGATCCGCCGCTCACGGGTCTTCTGCTGCTTGGCGTCCTCGACCCAGCAGATGAACTCGTTGCGCGCCAGCGGGGTGATGTCCTGCCACGCCGCCAGCGCCGTCGCGTTCCCGGTCAGCGCGGTGCGCAGATCATCGGGAAGTTCGTGCACCACGCCGCCCGGAATCACCTGAGTGCCCACCCGCCCACAGTAACTCCGCAGGCTCCGGCCCTCGATATGGAACGATCGTTGCGACCGGAACAGGAGGGCCATGTCGGTTTCAGTGTCGACGGTGCGGGACTCGGATCCCGACCGGGTGGTCGACGCCGCCGACGCGCTGGGCCGCCGACGCAGCGAACTCGAGACGATCCTCACCGGCGAACGAGAGATGCTGGCCCACCTGCAGGAGCACTGGACCGGGCAGGCCGCCAACGGCGCGGTCGCGCAGGGGGTCACAGACCTCGCCAAGCAGGACCGGATCGCCCGGCGGCTGCGCCACCTCGAGTCCGCGCTGCGCAACGGCGGTGTGCAGATGGTCGCGTTGCGGGGCGCTCTGCTGGACCTGGTGTCGACGCTGGACCGGTTCGGGTTCGCCGTCGCCGACGACGGGACGGTCACCCCGCAGCAGTGGCTGGTCGGGCGCTTTCTGGACAGCCTGGCCGACAAGTTCACCGCGTTTCTGAAGAAGATGCTGCAGCTGTTCACCGACCCGGACGAGAACACCGCGTCGGCGATCGATCAGGCCGCCGGAGTCGACATCCCGAGTCCGTCCGTGGCCGTGGGCGGGCAGAACATCCAGATCCCCTCGGCGGACACCGATCCTGCCGGCGTGACGGCGTGGTGGAATGCGCTGACCGACGATCAGCGCCGTGGGCTGATCGACCAGCATCCACCGATCCTGGGCAATCTCAACGGGATTCCCGCCGAGGTTCGCGACCAGGTCAACGTCGCGGTGATGGACGACGACCTCGACCGGGTGGAGAACGTGGCGTCCCGCAACCACGTCCCGGCCGACGAGGTGGTGGGCAATCCGGGCCGCTATGGGCTGACCGACGGCGACGTCACGCGCTACCAGAACGCGAAGCGGACCCAGGAAGGACTGCTGCATCAGCTCGGCGCGCCCGACGGAGAGTCACGCCGCTACAGCGAGATCGGCGCACAGGAGCGGCACGACAGGAACTGGCGGCCGACCATGCTGTGGGCCTACGACCCGCAGGCCTTCGACGGCAAGGGCCGCGCGGCGGTCTCGATCGGCAATCCGGACAAGGCGTCGAACACCGCGGTCATCGTGCCCGGCACCAGCGCCAGCGTCCGCGACGGCTGGCTGTCCGACGGGCACAACGACGCCATCAATCTGTACGGCCAGTCACTCAAGGCCGATCCCGGTGACCCGACCGCGGTGATCTCCTGGATGGGCTACGACACCCCCGAGAGCTTCACCGACCCCAACATCGCCAACACCGGCCTGGCACGCGCCGGGGGCGACGCCCTGGCGTGGGATGTCAACGGGCTCAGTGTGACCCACGAGGCGGGCGTGTCCGAGCATGTGACGGTGATCGGGCACTCCTACGGTTCCACCACCGTCGCCGACGCGTTCGCCAACAGCGGGATGCGTGCCGACGACGCGATCCTGCTCGGCAGTCCCGGCACCGACGTGGCGGGCAGCGCCGCGGACTTCAACCTCGACGGCGGGCAGGTCTACATCGGGGACGCGTCCACCGACCCGGTGGGCTGGCTGGGTCAGATGGGCAACACGCTGCCGGGCGAACTCAACGATTCGTTGGGCAACATGGTCGGCCCGACGGCCGGCCTGGGCGCCGACCCGGCGTTCGAGGACTTCGGTGCGACGCGGTTCCGGGCCGAGGTTCCCGGTGCGGACATGATCGACCCGTCCGACCATTCGTACTACTACGCCGTCGGTAGCGAGTCGTTGCGCGCCATGACCGAGATCGTCACCGGCAATCCCGACCGTCTCGGCGAACTTGGCCTGCTGGCGCAGCCGCGCACCGAACTGACGGTGTCGACACCGCAGCAGCTCGACGTCCCGATCCTCGGAGAGGGTTCCGTTGCCGCACATGAACGTCGAGACGCCGGTGATCTATGACCCCGAATGGAACCGGGCGGGAGGATCGGTGACCAATGACCACGGGTACTAGTCGTCGTATCGCGGGGCTGGCCGTCATCCTCGCCGCCGCGACGTCAGCTGTAGGAGGATGCTCACCGATGTCCCCGTCCCTGCCGAACACACCACAGGCCGGGGGGCCCACCGCCCCGCCGCCGTCCGACGCCGAATCCCGCGCCCAGGTCGTCGATGCGGCCAAAGATGTTGTGCGGGCGGCGAACCTGCGTGTCACGTACGCGAGCTTCCAATGGGAGTGGTGTAACGATCAGGGCGACCCGCCGTTCCACGGCCGCGTCGACGTGGCGTTCGAGACGCCGCCAGGCCAGAGTGTCAGCCGGCAGATCGCCGACACCCTGGCCGCCCGGCCCGGCTGGGCGCCCGGGCCGCCGCCGGGCTTCCAGCCCGCCGGCGACGCGGTCCACAAGGGCGGCGTGATGGTCCTCGTCGGCCCCGGGAACTACCCCGACCGCGGCGCGGTCGAGATCTACGGGGAATGCCGGAACATGAACGACCACCGCGACGACAACCAGCTCGCCGACATCACCGATGAGGTGCGCGGTGGCTGAGTTCGCGGATCCCTAGACAGCGCTGAAGTACAGGCCCAGCAGCGCACCGAACAGGACGACCAGCCAGCCGTTCGTCGTCACCTTCAGCCACCGCGGTGCCTGCCGTACTTCCATGAAATGCCACATCACCAACTGGGTTTTGACCGCTGCGATCAGCAGCACCACGACCGTCACCGCAGGCGCCTGCAGGGGCCTGATCAGCCGACTGGCGACCTCATGTTTTCGGTGACACTGGTCAGCAACGGTGCCGTGCTGCACAATGGGGCGCGTGCCAGAGAGTGCGGTCTTGATGTTGAGCAATTGGCGGTAGTTGACGTTCTCGGTGGTGCTCGACCCGCCCCAGGTGCCGCAGCCCAACGAGAACGTCGGGGTCAGATTGTTGTAGATGCCGCCGAGCGCGCCGACCGCGGTCGGCGCGTTGACCAGGATGCGGCCGGTGCGCACGGCCAGGCCGTAGCGGTCGACGACGTCGTCGTCGTTGGCGTAGATCGCCGAGGTGTGGCCCAGCCCGCCGTGTTCGGTGACCAGCACCGCGGCGTCGATGCCGTGCTGCACGTCGCGGGCGCGCACCACGCCGAGCACCGGCATCAGCTTCTCGGCCACCAGCGGGTGCGCGGCCAGTTCGTCGAGGTCCGACGGCAGCGGCGCCAGCAGGATCTTCACCGCCGGGGACACGGTGAAGCCGGCACGTGCGGCCAGCTCCGACGCGCGCTGCCCCACCGCGTCCAGCGACACCTTGTCGCCGCAGCCGAACGCGAACTCGGCTATCTTTTCGGCCTCCTGCTCGGTGAGCAGCCGCGCTCCCATCCGCTCGAACTCGGCGATCGTCGCGTCGTAGATCGCGTCATCGATGATGCAGGTCTGCTCGGCCGGGCAGATCACCGACGAATCAAAGGTTTTCGAGATCAGGATGTCGACGACGGCGCCCTTGATGTCGGCCGTGCGGTGGATGTAGATCGGCGCGTTGCCGGGCCCGACGCTGACACCGGGCTTGCCCGACGCGTTGGCCAGCGCCACGATCTTCGGACCGCCGGTGACCCAGACGAAGTCGACCTTCGGGTGTTTGAACAGATGGTGGGTCACCTCGTGCGCGGCGTCGGGGATGACCTGCAGCGCACCGCGCGGCATCCCGGCGGCTTCGGCCGCCTCGCGCAGGATCTCCACGCTGCGTTCGCAGCAGCGGATCGCATACGGCGACGGACGGAACAGCACCGCGTTGCGGGTCTTGGCCGCGACGATCGCCTTGAACAGCACCGTCGACGTCGGGTTGGTCACCGGGGTGATCGCCAGGACCACACCGATGGGCTCGGCGACGTAGCGGATGTTGTTCTCGACGTCCTCGTCGATGACGCCGACGGACTTCTTGCCGCGCAGGTAGTCGTGCAGGAATTCGGTGGCCACGTAGTTCTTGACGACCTTGTCCTCGAACACCCCGAACCCGGTCTCCTCGATGGCCACGCCGGCCAGTTCGGCCGCGGCCCGCAGCCCCGCCCGGACCATGGCCTCGACGATCCGGTCGACCTGTTCCTGGTCGAGGGCGCGGAACTCCGTGGCGGCGCGGGCGGCGGCGTCGACCACTGCGTCGACTTCGGCCAACCGCGCCGTGTCGGGTGGTCCGTGGTCGGTCACCTGTTGCCGTTGAACGGATTCGGTGTCTGCATGTGTCGACGTCATGTTTCCGCCCTCGACGATGGAGGACCCGGCACACAGCACCGCGCCCGGGTCGCACAAGTCTGCTCGACGGGTCGATGCTACGCCGGGGGCACCGCCCGACCGGACCGTTTGCGCTCAGCGCAAGTCCCCGGATTGAAGGGCGAAAGTCTCTTGTGCATGACCCCCGCCGCAGGAGACCGTCCGTCAGCCCGGGGCCGGTTGCGTCGGCACGGTGCGCAACGCCAGCGCGCCGAGCGCGAGCACGGACAGGACCGGCGTGGCGAACAGGAGCACCGCCCAGACCAACCCGACACCACTTCCGCTCAACGCCTTCACCAGGGTGAAGATCGCGACCAGCCAACTGACCCCGCCGGCCACCACGGTCACCGCCAGCGCCACCGCGAACGCGCGCGCGAGACCGTAGTGCCGGTATCCGGTCGCGGTCAGCAGCGCCGTGACGGGCAGGACCATCACGATGACGGCCAGCCAGGGCCGGTCCACACCCATCTGCATCGCGGGCACCAGCAGAGCCGCCGCCAGCAGTGCCGCGCCGATGATGCCTGCCACCGCGACGCCCCGGCCATTCGCCATGGCTCGATTCTGCCGAACCACCGGCTGTTGTGTCGCGGGATTGCGGCAACGTCGGCGGTTATCAAGCAGCCCAGGGCAATTCCGAGCTCGTTCAGTCGTAGAGAGCGGCGATGGTGTCGGCGAAGTTCTTCACGATGACGTTGCGTTTGGCCTTCAGGCTGGGGGTCAGATCGCCTGCGGCGACGGACAATTCCCGGTCCAGGATTGCGAATCTTTTGATCTGTTCCCACCGGTTGAGCTCGGCGTTCAGGGTGTCGACGTATCCGGCGATCAGCTCGTTGGTGGCGCCGTGGCGCGCGAGCTCGGCGAATTCCAGGTCCTGGAGCCCGTTCTTGGCGGCCCACTCGGCGATCGCCTCGCTGTCCAGGCTCACCAGCGCCACACAGTAGGGCCGGCCCTCGCCGTACACGATGATCTCGCTGCTGTAGGGACAGACCGCTTTGAACGCCGCAGCGACGGCCGACGGTGCGACGTACTTGCCCTGTGAGGTCTTGAACAGGTCCTTCTTGCGGTCGGTGATGCGCAGGAACCCGTCGGCGTCGATCTCGCCGATATCCCCGGTGTAGAACCAGCCGTCGGCGTCGAGGGCCTCCGCGGTGGCCTCGGGCAGGTCGTGATAGCCGGTCATCACGCCGGGACTGCGCAACAGGATCTCTCCGTCGGTGGCGATCTTGACCTCGGTGCCGGGGAACGGGATCCCGACGGTGCCGAACCGGTAGGCGTCGGGCCGGTTGATGAACGACGCCGCCGCTGTCTCGGTCAGTCCGTACCCCTCGAGCACCGGGATTCCGACGGCGTCGAACCACCGCGCGATGTCGCGGTTGAGCGGCGCGGCAGCCGAGACGAAGAAGCGCAACCGGCCACCGAAGCGCTGCCGGATCGACGCGAACACCAGTCTGTCGGCCACCGCGCGTTGCACCGCCAGCAGCGGCGACGGCGTCCGTCCGGCTTCCCGGGCGTCCGACGCGCGCAGGCCCACCCCGATCGCCCAGTCGAAGATGCGTTTCTTGACCCCGCCTTCGTCGGCGATCACCCCCTGGATCCGCGCGTGCGCCTTCTCGAAGATCCGCGGCGCCGCGGCCATGAACGTTGGGTGCACGGCGGCGAGGTTGTCGACGATGCGGTCCACGTGGCCGTCGATCGCGGTGGGAAAGCCGATCCGCAGCGGCAGTGCGAGCATCACCTTGCCGAACGCGTGGGCCAGCGGTAGCCACAGGAAGTTCAGATCGTCGGCGCGCAGGATGCCGAGCGCGTCGATGGCCGCGGCGGTGTAGGTCCACGCGCTGTGCGGCAACCGGACGCCTTTGGGCCGGCCGGTGGTGCCCGAGGTGTAGATGATGCTGGCCAGCTGTTCGGGCCGGATCGCCGCGACCCGCTCGTCGATCAGCTGCGGTGACCGGGCCAGCAGCTCCGCTCCCCGCGTCGCGAGCTCGGCAAGGGTGAGGACGAACTCGCCGTCCCCGGCGCCGTCGATGACCACCACGTGGTCCACCGCGGCCAGCTCCCCGCGGTGGGCCAGCACCTTGTCCAGCTGCGACTGGTCTTCGGCGATGACGACGCGGCTGCCGGAGTTGGCGACGATGAACGCGACGTCGCGGGCGTTGGTCGTGGGATAGAGCGTCGTGGTGGCCGCGCCGGCGCACAGCACCGCGAAATCGGCCAGCACCCACTCGTAGCGGGTCGACGACGCCAGCGCGACGCGGTCCTCGGGTTCGACCCCGAGCGCGATCAGCCCGGCGGCGATCCGGCGGACGCGGTGACCGACCTGCTCCCAGGTGACACTGGCCCACCCGCCGTCGTCGGGGAACCGGAACGCCTCGGCTCGGGGCGTGGCGGCGACGCGCTCGACGAACAGGTGGGCGACCGAGGGAGCCCGGAGGTCGAGCGGGCCGACGTCCGTCGCACTCAGCGGTGCCACCGGCCAAGATTAGCGCTGACGCACGCGTCAATGTGTCGAGTTTGCCAGAATGGGCACAGGACGCTTCGTCGCGTATGCGCCGGCCCGCGGCGATTGCCGAATTTACCAGTATGAATAGCGATTCTTCCGAAGGCTGTCGATGACACCCGGCTGTGGCATAGAGTTGTGCTACGCGCCGCACTCGGGGAGGGGTCGTGAACGACATCTCTGACGGCATACCGGGCGCCCTGCTGATCGCCGCCGATGACATCGACGACGCTCAAGAACAGATCAGCGCCGCCTTCAACACGATCCACATCAAGGCCGTCGGCCCGGGACACGACACCCGGATCCGGGTCTGGCGCAACTATGCCGGAGTGCTCGGCATCGACGACGTCGACTACTTCTTCGACATGACCTACCACATGGAGGCCCCCGACCAGATCCTGTTGTGCCGCATGCTTTCCGGCGCTTTCGAGGAAACCCACTACCGGCAACCGACCCGCAGGCACGGAATCGGCGCGGCGATGGCGTTCGGCGCGATCCCGCACCCAGTGCAAGGCCGCGTCGAAAAGGCGCGCTACCACATGGTCAGCGTCCCGCGGCCGACGCTGGCGCAGGTCGCCGGGGATCACCCGGACAGTGACGCCGTGCAGCTGATCAGCACCACGCCGTGGTCCGAGGCGGCCAACCAATACGTCGTCGACGTCGTCGACCACCTCCGTTTCGGCCTGCTGAGCAACCCAATCGCCTTACGAGAACCTCTGATCGTCGGCGCCGCCGCCCGGTATCTGGCCGCGGGCCTGCTGGCGGCGTTCCCGCACACGGCCGGCGAGGACCGGCAGTTCGGCGGCGAGCTGGACAATTTCGACGCGCTGCGCCGGGCCACGTCATTCATCGACGACAACGCCCACCTCGACATCTCACCCGCGGACGTGGCGGACGCGGCCCGCGTTTCGGCGCCCACCCTGCGATGGCTCTTCCGCCGGCACCGCAACCATTCTCCCGCGCAGTACCTCCGCCAGGTCCGGCTGGCCCAGGCACACCGCAGTCTCGCTCTCGCCGACCCCGAGACGAACACAGTGGCGGGCATCGCCCGACGATGGGGTTTCTGGCGCCTGGACCGGTTCCACTCGATCTACCGCCGAACCTACGGGGCCACCCCCGAACACACACTCGACCAATAGGTGCGCTCGCCGGAGACCGGTCCTCCCCCCGTTAGGCTGTGCGCCATGGCTGACATCGTGCCGATCGGGCTGAGGCTGACCAAAGGCGACGTGTACACGTTGTGGGCGCCGCGGTGGCGCGCCGAAGGCGACGAATGGGAGGCGTTCCTCGGTAAGGACGAGGACCTCTACGTGTTCGACTCGGTCGCCGATCTGGCCGCGTTCGTGCGGACGAACAACGACAACGACCTGACCGATCACCCCGCCTGGGAGAAGCTGACCTCGGAGAACGCGCACCGGCTCGCGCCGACCGAGGAGCACACCCACGACCTGGCCGCGTTCGAGGAGATCCTGTCGGCCAAGCCGACCGAGGACAGCGTGCGCACGCTGCACGGGTCGCTGGCCGTGGTGTCGTCGATCGGTTCGGTGTGCGAGCTGCCGGCGGTCACCAAGTTCTTCAACGGCAACCCGGTGCTCGGCACCGTCGGCGGCGGCGCCGATGCGTTCGCCGGCCGCGCCGGGCGCAAGCGGTGGGCCGAGATCGAGAAGATCATCGCCCGCGGGTGGGACGACGTGATCGCCGCGATCGACGACATCATCACCACACCCGCCGTGGACGCCGCGGCCGTGCAGAAGGCCCAGGCTGAGCTCGACGGACCCGCGCCGGAACCGGAGGACGTCGACGACGTGGTGATCGACGACATCGTCGACACCGACGAGGAGTCCGCGGAGCTGGCCGCGGCCGCCGAGCACAAAGTGCTGGGCAGCGACGAGGACTTCTGGGCGCGGGTGGGCATCGACCCGGTGCGGTTGATGACCCGCGGCGGGACCTACTTCACGCTGCGCTGCTACCTGGAGGACCAGCCGATCTTCCTCGGCCGCAACGGCCGCATCAGCGTGTTTCCGTCCGAGCGGGCGCTGGCCCGCTACCTGGCCGACGAGCACGACCACGACCTGTCGGACCTGGCGACCTACGACGACATCCGCACCGCCGCGACCGACGGCTCGCTGCGCGTCGATGTCACCGACGACAACGTCTACGTGCTCACCGACATCGTCGACGACCTGGCCGACGGGCCCGACACCCTCGACCGGGACCAGCTCGAGTTGGCCGTCGAGCTGCTGCGCGACATCGGCGACTACGCCGAGGACCCCAGCGTGGCCGCCAAACTGTCGTCGGACGCGCCGCTGGGCCGGGTGATCGCCTATGCGCTGGACCCGTCCTCGGCGCCGCGGCCCAACCCGCCGTACGCGGAGGCGGTGTCCCAGTGGGAGTCGCTGGAAAGCTTCGTCGAGTCGCGGCTGCGCGAGGAGTAGTTCAGCCGATCAGGACGGCGTAGCGGGGTTTGATCACCTCGTCGATGATCGCCAGCCTCTCCGGGAAGCTGATGAACGCCGACTTCATCGCGTTGATGGTGAACCGCTCCAGATCGCTCCAGCCGTAGCCGAACGCCTCGACCAGCCGAAGCATCTCCTGGCTCATCGACGTGTCGCTCATCAGCCGGTTGTCGGTGTTGACCGTGACCCGGAACCGCAGCCGGGCCAGCAGGTCGAACGGATGCTCGGCGATGCTCTTCACGGCGCCGGTCTGCACGTTCGAGCTCGGGCACATCTCGAACGGAATCCGCTTGTCCCGCAACAGCGATGCCAGCCGACCCAGCCGCGCGGCGCCGTCGTCGTCGATGGTGATGTCGTCGACGATGCGCACGCCGTGCCCGAGCCGGTCGGCCCCGCAGAATGCGATCGCCTCGTGGATGGAGGGCAGCCCGAACGCCTCGCCGGCGTGGATGGTGAAGCGGGCGTTGTTGCTGCGCATGTACTCGAACGCGTCGAGGTGGCGGGTGGGCGGGTAGCCCGCCTCGGCGCCGGCGATGTCGAATCCCACCACACCCTGGTCGCGGAACCGCACCGCCAAAGCGGCGATCTCGCGGGAGCGCGCCGCGTGGCGCATCGCGGTGACCAGGCAGCGCACCGTGATGGTGCGCCCGTCGGCGGCGGCGGCCTTCTCCCCCGCGGCGAACCCGGACAGCACGGCGTCGACGACGGCGTCCAGCGACAGCCCGCCGTCGATGTGCAGCTCGGGGGCGAACCGCACCTCGGCGTAGACGACGTTGTCCCGGGCGAGGTCCTCGACGCACTCGTAGGCGACGCGGTGCAGCGCGTCGGCGGTCTGCATCACCCCGACGGTGTGGGCGAACGGCTCCAGGTAGCGCTCGAGGGAGCCGCTGTGCGCGGCGGTGCGGAAGAACGTCGCGAGCTCGTCGACATCGGTGGCCGGCAGCCCGTCGTAGCCGTGCTCGGCGGCCAGCTCGACCACGGTGGCGGGCCGCAGCCCGCCGTCGAGATGGTCGTGCAGCAGAGCTTTGGGCGCCTGCCCGATGGTGTCCAGCGTCAACGGGGTGGTCATGCGCGACTCCTGGAGGTGATGCGGTCGATGATCAGCGGCCGCGCCGGCGGCGGGTGATCGCCGACGGTCCAGCCGCCGTCGAGCTCCGCCAGTGCCGCGCCGAGCCGCTGCGGCGTGTCGGTGTAGAGGGTGAACAGCGGCGCCCCGGCCGCGACGGGTTCACCCGGCCGGCGGTGGATGCGCAGCCCGGCGCCGAACTGCACACGCTGGCCCGGCTCGGAACGGCCTGCCCCGAGCCGCCACACCGCCAGCCCCACCGCCATCGCGTCGATGTCTCCCATGGTGCCACCGCGGGTCGCGCTGACGGTCTCGGTGTGCGCGCCGAGCGGCAGCGGCTTGGCGAGGTCCCCGCCCTGCGCGGCGACCAGCCGGCGGAACTGGTCCATCGCCGTGCCGTCGCGCAGCGTCTGGGCGGGGTCCACGGCGTCCAGCCCGGCCGCGTCGAGCATCTCCCGCGCCAGCGTCAAGGTCAGCTCGACCACGTCGTCCGGGCCGCCGCCGGCGAGCACTTCCAGCGATTCGGCGACCTCCACGGCGTTGCCGACCGCCCGGCCCAGCGGGGTGTTCATGTCGGTCAGCACCGCGCGGGTCGCGACGCCGTGCGCGGCGCCGAGCTCGACCATGGTGCGGGCCAGCTCACGGGATTCGGCCTCGGTCTTCAGAAACGCCCCGGCCCCGACCTTGGTGTCGAGCACCAGCGCGCGGGTACCTTCGGCGATCTTCTTGCTCATCACCGAGCTGGCGATCAGCGGCAGCGACTCGGTGGTGGCGGTGACGTCGCGCAGCGCATAGATCTTGCGGTCGGCAGGGGCGAGCTCACCGGCGGCGAACACTGCCGCCCCGATGTCGCGGAGTTGTTGCCGTATCCGGTCTTCGGACAACTCGGCGGTGAATCCCGCGATGGATTCCAGCTTGTCCAGCGTGCCGCCGGTGTGGCCGAGCCCGCGCCCGGCCGCCTGCGGCACCGACCCCCCGCAGGCCATCACGACCGGCACCAGCGGAATGGTGATCTTGTCGCCCACCCCGCCGGTGGAGTGCTTGTCCACCAGCGCCAGCGGCGTGCCGTCACGGCGCAGGTCGCCGAAGTCGAACCGCTCGCCCGAGGCGATCATCGCCGCGGTCCACCGGGTGATCTCCGCGCCGCTCATCCCGCGCAGGAAGATCGCCATCAACAACGCCGACATCTGCGCGTCG harbors:
- a CDS encoding nuclear transport factor 2 family protein, producing the protein MDDYEEIRRVIALHAQLLDERRWADLAALFCDDGVLPWAGQTFRGRKAIMEGLPATQPSTPHRIKHFVYAPVIDIYENEARAWSDVIVSLIPEDGPAEMSFVGRYHDHLRREDGRWRLSKHITVKTGDVLPDGERLPSRLSD
- a CDS encoding ChaB family protein; the encoded protein is MCGAGYGKAKESELPSTLQRSEDKAKRTFAKAHDAAAEEYGEGERAHRVAYSALKHSYEKVGDHWERKDQSGPSDERAESGGPQAKGETAEGVNANASKKHLVDLARRLDIPGRSKMTKDELVEEIKKANRRESRRSR
- a CDS encoding YdeI/OmpD-associated family protein, which codes for MGTQVIPGGVVHELPDDLRTALTGNATALAAWQDITPLARNEFICWVEDAKQQKTRERRIRRTQEELEEGMRRPCCWPGCKHRERNGKA
- a CDS encoding alpha/beta hydrolase; this encodes MSVSVSTVRDSDPDRVVDAADALGRRRSELETILTGEREMLAHLQEHWTGQAANGAVAQGVTDLAKQDRIARRLRHLESALRNGGVQMVALRGALLDLVSTLDRFGFAVADDGTVTPQQWLVGRFLDSLADKFTAFLKKMLQLFTDPDENTASAIDQAAGVDIPSPSVAVGGQNIQIPSADTDPAGVTAWWNALTDDQRRGLIDQHPPILGNLNGIPAEVRDQVNVAVMDDDLDRVENVASRNHVPADEVVGNPGRYGLTDGDVTRYQNAKRTQEGLLHQLGAPDGESRRYSEIGAQERHDRNWRPTMLWAYDPQAFDGKGRAAVSIGNPDKASNTAVIVPGTSASVRDGWLSDGHNDAINLYGQSLKADPGDPTAVISWMGYDTPESFTDPNIANTGLARAGGDALAWDVNGLSVTHEAGVSEHVTVIGHSYGSTTVADAFANSGMRADDAILLGSPGTDVAGSAADFNLDGGQVYIGDASTDPVGWLGQMGNTLPGELNDSLGNMVGPTAGLGADPAFEDFGATRFRAEVPGADMIDPSDHSYYYAVGSESLRAMTEIVTGNPDRLGELGLLAQPRTELTVSTPQQLDVPILGEGSVAAHERRDAGDL
- a CDS encoding AMP-dependent synthetase/ligase, whose amino-acid sequence is MAPLSATDVGPLDLRAPSVAHLFVERVAATPRAEAFRFPDDGGWASVTWEQVGHRVRRIAAGLIALGVEPEDRVALASSTRYEWVLADFAVLCAGAATTTLYPTTNARDVAFIVANSGSRVVIAEDQSQLDKVLAHRGELAAVDHVVVIDGAGDGEFVLTLAELATRGAELLARSPQLIDERVAAIRPEQLASIIYTSGTTGRPKGVRLPHSAWTYTAAAIDALGILRADDLNFLWLPLAHAFGKVMLALPLRIGFPTAIDGHVDRIVDNLAAVHPTFMAAAPRIFEKAHARIQGVIADEGGVKKRIFDWAIGVGLRASDAREAGRTPSPLLAVQRAVADRLVFASIRQRFGGRLRFFVSAAAPLNRDIARWFDAVGIPVLEGYGLTETAAASFINRPDAYRFGTVGIPFPGTEVKIATDGEILLRSPGVMTGYHDLPEATAEALDADGWFYTGDIGEIDADGFLRITDRKKDLFKTSQGKYVAPSAVAAAFKAVCPYSSEIIVYGEGRPYCVALVSLDSEAIAEWAAKNGLQDLEFAELARHGATNELIAGYVDTLNAELNRWEQIKRFAILDRELSVAAGDLTPSLKAKRNVIVKNFADTIAALYD
- a CDS encoding helix-turn-helix transcriptional regulator — encoded protein: MNDISDGIPGALLIAADDIDDAQEQISAAFNTIHIKAVGPGHDTRIRVWRNYAGVLGIDDVDYFFDMTYHMEAPDQILLCRMLSGAFEETHYRQPTRRHGIGAAMAFGAIPHPVQGRVEKARYHMVSVPRPTLAQVAGDHPDSDAVQLISTTPWSEAANQYVVDVVDHLRFGLLSNPIALREPLIVGAAARYLAAGLLAAFPHTAGEDRQFGGELDNFDALRRATSFIDDNAHLDISPADVADAARVSAPTLRWLFRRHRNHSPAQYLRQVRLAQAHRSLALADPETNTVAGIARRWGFWRLDRFHSIYRRTYGATPEHTLDQ